The following proteins come from a genomic window of Mauremys mutica isolate MM-2020 ecotype Southern chromosome 7, ASM2049712v1, whole genome shotgun sequence:
- the CUTC gene encoding copper homeostasis protein cutC homolog isoform X1 has translation MERRDRKRGSGAGNAGMGDGFLMEVCVDSVESAVNAERGGAGRIELCAGLMEGGTTPSMAGLLQVVKQCVRVPVFVMIRPRGGDFLYSDRELEVMKADIRLAKLHGADGLVFGALTEDGRIDTELCTALLAVCRPLPVTFHRAFDMVHDPLVALETLVSLGFERVLTSGCDSSALEGLPLIKRLTEQAKGRIVVVPGGGITERNLQRILEGSGAPEFHCSARSARDSAMKFRNSSVAMGASVSVSEYSLKVADVAKVRTLNAIAKNIL, from the exons GAATGGGTGATGGCTTTCTCATGGAAGTGTGCGTTGACTCAGTGGAATCTGCTGTGAATGCAGAGAGAGGAG GTGCTGGCCGGATCGAGCTGTGTGCTGGCCTGATGGAAGGAGGAACCACGCCCAGTATGG CAGGGCTCCTGCAGGTGGTGAAGCAGTGTGTGCGGGTCCCAGTGTTTGTGATGATCCGCCCTCGTGGGGGGGATTTCCTCTACTCCGACCGGGAGTTGGAAGTGATGAAGGCTGATATCCGCCTAGCCAAGCTGCATGGGGCCGATGGGCTGGTGTTTGGGGCCCTGACTGAGGACGGGCGCATCGACACAGAGCTCTGCACAGCCCTGCTGG CTGTTTGTCGTCCCCTGCCAGTCACCTTCCACCGAG CCTTCGACATGGTCCATGATCCTCTTGTGGCCCTGGAGACCCTGGTGTCCCTGGGATTTGAGCGGGTGCTGACCAGTGGTTGTGACAGCTCAGCACTGGAGGGGTTACCCTTAATAAAGAGACTCACAGAACAG GCTAAGGGCAGGATTGTGGTGGTGCCAG GGGGTGGTATAACAGAGAGGAACCTGCAGAGGATTCTTGAGGGCTCTGGTGCACCTGAGTTTCACTGCTCTGCTCGCTCAGCCCGGGACTCGGCAATGAAGTTCAG AAACAGCAGTGTTGCCATGGGAGCCTCTGTCTCTGTCTCCGAATATTCCCTAAAGGTAGCGGATGTTGCTAAAGTGAGGACCCTGAACGCTATTGCAAAGAACATCCTGTAG
- the CUTC gene encoding copper homeostasis protein cutC homolog isoform X2, with amino-acid sequence MERRDRKRGSGAGNAGMGDGFLMEVCVDSVESAVNAERGGAGRIELCAGLMEGGTTPSMGLLQVVKQCVRVPVFVMIRPRGGDFLYSDRELEVMKADIRLAKLHGADGLVFGALTEDGRIDTELCTALLAVCRPLPVTFHRAFDMVHDPLVALETLVSLGFERVLTSGCDSSALEGLPLIKRLTEQAKGRIVVVPGGGITERNLQRILEGSGAPEFHCSARSARDSAMKFRNSSVAMGASVSVSEYSLKVADVAKVRTLNAIAKNIL; translated from the exons GAATGGGTGATGGCTTTCTCATGGAAGTGTGCGTTGACTCAGTGGAATCTGCTGTGAATGCAGAGAGAGGAG GTGCTGGCCGGATCGAGCTGTGTGCTGGCCTGATGGAAGGAGGAACCACGCCCAGTATGG GGCTCCTGCAGGTGGTGAAGCAGTGTGTGCGGGTCCCAGTGTTTGTGATGATCCGCCCTCGTGGGGGGGATTTCCTCTACTCCGACCGGGAGTTGGAAGTGATGAAGGCTGATATCCGCCTAGCCAAGCTGCATGGGGCCGATGGGCTGGTGTTTGGGGCCCTGACTGAGGACGGGCGCATCGACACAGAGCTCTGCACAGCCCTGCTGG CTGTTTGTCGTCCCCTGCCAGTCACCTTCCACCGAG CCTTCGACATGGTCCATGATCCTCTTGTGGCCCTGGAGACCCTGGTGTCCCTGGGATTTGAGCGGGTGCTGACCAGTGGTTGTGACAGCTCAGCACTGGAGGGGTTACCCTTAATAAAGAGACTCACAGAACAG GCTAAGGGCAGGATTGTGGTGGTGCCAG GGGGTGGTATAACAGAGAGGAACCTGCAGAGGATTCTTGAGGGCTCTGGTGCACCTGAGTTTCACTGCTCTGCTCGCTCAGCCCGGGACTCGGCAATGAAGTTCAG AAACAGCAGTGTTGCCATGGGAGCCTCTGTCTCTGTCTCCGAATATTCCCTAAAGGTAGCGGATGTTGCTAAAGTGAGGACCCTGAACGCTATTGCAAAGAACATCCTGTAG